The proteins below are encoded in one region of Sebaldella sp. S0638:
- a CDS encoding GntR family transcriptional regulator, producing the protein MKTDLRVLAYNYIKDKILNNEYTSNQIISEKMISDELSISKTPVKEAFLYLESENFVVINPRKSVSVREVDLKLIKDIFQVRVRIEPLIVELTINSMNKEKLTKSLLDFKKKFTKMSGMKNVDNNEFDKLYDNYRYFFADNCGNLFFSEQMNLVYDHLHRIRKVLYGNAARRLEALEEHIYIINCILDNSTIEFVKELCEKHIEEAQMDFFKNLDNLNI; encoded by the coding sequence ATGAAGACAGATTTAAGAGTTTTAGCATATAATTATATAAAAGATAAAATATTAAATAATGAATATACCTCGAATCAGATAATCAGCGAAAAAATGATATCTGATGAACTTTCCATCAGCAAAACGCCTGTTAAAGAAGCATTTTTGTATTTGGAAAGCGAGAATTTCGTAGTGATTAATCCCAGAAAATCTGTTTCTGTCCGGGAAGTAGATCTGAAATTAATAAAAGATATTTTTCAGGTTCGTGTCAGAATCGAGCCGTTAATTGTGGAACTTACCATAAATTCCATGAATAAAGAAAAGCTTACAAAATCTCTTTTGGATTTCAAAAAAAAATTCACGAAAATGTCTGGTATGAAAAATGTTGATAATAACGAATTTGATAAACTCTATGACAATTACAGATATTTTTTCGCAGATAACTGCGGCAATCTTTTCTTCTCTGAGCAGATGAACCTTGTTTATGATCATCTTCATCGTATAAGAAAAGTATTGTACGGAAATGCCGCAAGAAGGCTGGAAGCTCTGGAAGAACATATTTACATAATTAATTGTATCCTTGATAACAGCACTATTGAGTTCGTAAAAGAACTCTGCGAGAAGCATATAGAAGAGGCTCAGATGGATTTTTTCAAAAATCTTGATAATCTGAATATCTAA